A stretch of Capricornis sumatraensis isolate serow.1 chromosome 10, serow.2, whole genome shotgun sequence DNA encodes these proteins:
- the TMEM42 gene encoding transmembrane protein 42 isoform X3, with the protein MRRRFWGVFNCLCAGAFGALAAASAKLAFGREVNVGFCVLGIIMMATTNSLMWTFFSRGLSLSMSSAIASVTVTFSNILNSEKGPEPKQRLGSILTSCGFSSNLKLGDLLKLDGEEVQLSKAYLFAAP; encoded by the exons ATGCGGCGCCGCTTCTGGGGCGTGTTCAACTGCCTGTGCGCCGGCGCGTTCGGGGCCTTGGCCGCCGCCTCCGCCAAGCTGGCCTTCGGCAGAGAG GTGAACGTGGGCTTCTGCGTCTTAGGCATTATTATGATGGCTACCACCAATTCTCTGATGTGGACGTTCTTTAGCCGGGGCCTCAGTTTGTCCATGTCTTCAGCCATTGCATCTGTCACGGTGACTTTTTCAAACATCCTCAACTCG GAGAAGGGACCGGAACCGAAGCAGAGGTTGGGCAGTATCTTGACTTCCTGTGGCTTCTCCTCCAACCTCAAACTTGGTGACCTTCTCAAGTTAGATGGTGAGGAAGTCCAGCTGTCAAAAGCCTACTTGTTTGCTGCTCCATAA
- the TMEM42 gene encoding transmembrane protein 42 isoform X1, with amino-acid sequence MRRRFWGVFNCLCAGAFGALAAASAKLAFGREVNVGFCVLGIIMMATTNSLMWTFFSRGLSLSMSSAIASVTVTFSNILNSGAPTAQEAPSTQAAVAPAGQADPLERQSWRLRLVLVRGDRSSGRSGCAAFRPRARGGCCPGKWARDQEALCVDSSSFWQGKYTSAVFCPKPPPPSICAVVLILMFSSPPGKPGQVQETLGLVSFLYGLETTL; translated from the exons ATGCGGCGCCGCTTCTGGGGCGTGTTCAACTGCCTGTGCGCCGGCGCGTTCGGGGCCTTGGCCGCCGCCTCCGCCAAGCTGGCCTTCGGCAGAGAG GTGAACGTGGGCTTCTGCGTCTTAGGCATTATTATGATGGCTACCACCAATTCTCTGATGTGGACGTTCTTTAGCCGGGGCCTCAGTTTGTCCATGTCTTCAGCCATTGCATCTGTCACGGTGACTTTTTCAAACATCCTCAACTCG GGAGCTCCCACCGCCCAGGAAGCCCCTTCCACACAAGCAGCGGTAGCACCAGCTGGCCAAGCAGACCCGCTGGAAAGACAGTCATGGCGGCTCAGGCTCGTGCTGGTGCGTGGGGACCGCAGCTCAGGGCGATCTGGGTGCGCAGCCTTCCGACCCCGGGCCAGAGGAGGATGCTGCCCAGGAAAGTGGGCCCGTGACCAAGAAGCTTTGTGCGTGGACAGCTCCAGCTTCTGGCAGGGGAAGTACACCTCGGCAGTGTTCTGCCCGAAGCCGCCTCCTCCATCCATCTGCGCTGTGGTGTTGATTCTCATGTTCTCTAGCCCACCCGGCAAGCCTGGGCaggtgcaggagaccctggggttGGTCAGCTTCCTGTATGGACTTGAGACCACACTGTAA
- the TMEM42 gene encoding transmembrane protein 42 isoform X2, with translation MAGRPLPGGGGVCAAAYPNTSAGFPPHLQAGAMRRRFWGVFNCLCAGAFGALAAASAKLAFGREVNVGFCVLGIIMMATTNSLMWTFFSRGLSLSMSSAIASVTVTFSNILNSAFLGFVLYGECQEVLWWGGVFLILCGLTLIHRELPPPRKPLPHKQR, from the exons ATGGCGGGAAGACCGCTGCCCGGAGGCGGCGGGGTGTGCGCCGCCGCCTACCCTAACACCTCTGCCGGATTCCCCCCGCACCTCCAGGCCGGCGCGATGCGGCGCCGCTTCTGGGGCGTGTTCAACTGCCTGTGCGCCGGCGCGTTCGGGGCCTTGGCCGCCGCCTCCGCCAAGCTGGCCTTCGGCAGAGAG GTGAACGTGGGCTTCTGCGTCTTAGGCATTATTATGATGGCTACCACCAATTCTCTGATGTGGACGTTCTTTAGCCGGGGCCTCAGTTTGTCCATGTCTTCAGCCATTGCATCTGTCACGGTGACTTTTTCAAACATCCTCAACTCG GCCTTCCTGGGTTTTGTGTTGTATGGAGAGTGCCAGGAGGTCTTGTGGTGGGGTGGAGTGTTCCTCATCCTCTGTGGACTCACCCTGATCCACAGGGAGCTCCCACCGCCCAGGAAGCCCCTTCCACACAAGCAGCGGTAG